The following coding sequences are from one Granulicella sp. L56 window:
- a CDS encoding PEP-CTERM sorting domain-containing protein, with protein sequence MAHADSISGFFSATGTDTFTSSTITFNPNGAPGSPNNSIIVGGISGAFSTYLSDGALINFLPGALPYNNGINTPPNPPYTGGFVPLFSTSGNGETFTFDMTQYNASYVTGNTDPMSGCNLGSTCLSVTGNGTFVGTGVFSGESGPATFSFTTQYVTGQDVAQLTSFSASTSAAPAPVPEPASLALFGTGLFGIVGLARRKFKA encoded by the coding sequence ATGGCTCATGCAGATTCTATTAGCGGGTTTTTTTCCGCGACTGGAACTGACACCTTTACCAGTTCAACCATCACGTTTAATCCCAACGGGGCACCCGGAAGTCCCAACAATTCAATCATTGTGGGGGGAATCAGCGGCGCGTTTTCCACCTATCTGTCGGATGGAGCTCTGATCAATTTTCTTCCCGGAGCTCTCCCGTATAACAACGGGATAAATACTCCTCCTAATCCTCCGTATACGGGCGGCTTTGTCCCACTCTTCTCGACTTCAGGGAATGGCGAGACCTTCACGTTCGATATGACGCAGTACAACGCCAGCTACGTCACCGGCAATACAGACCCGATGAGCGGATGCAATCTCGGCAGCACTTGCCTGTCCGTCACCGGCAATGGAACCTTTGTTGGAACCGGTGTATTTAGTGGGGAGTCAGGACCAGCCACGTTCTCTTTTACCACTCAGTACGTGACCGGTCAGGACGTCGCTCAGCTAACATCCTTCTCAGCATCAACCTCAGCCGCACCCGCTCCTGTTCCGGAGCCGGCTTCGCTCGCTCTCTTCGGTACCGGTCTGTTCGGAATCGTTGGGTTGGCACGCCGCAAGTTCAAGGCCTAG